A stretch of Sphingomonas sp. JUb134 DNA encodes these proteins:
- the efp gene encoding elongation factor P has translation MKISGVDIRPGNIIEYEGGIWRAVKIQHTQPGKGGAYMQVELKNLRDGRKNNVRFRSAETVERVRLDTKDFQFLYPEGDMLVFMDKETYDQVSLPRDLLGDAAAFLQDGMDVVMELYDEEAISVQLPDTIEATIVEADAVVKGQTASSSYKPAVLDNGVRVMVPPHIASGTRIVVDVYEQTYVRRAD, from the coding sequence ATGAAGATCAGCGGCGTCGACATCCGTCCCGGCAACATCATCGAATATGAAGGCGGCATCTGGCGTGCGGTGAAGATCCAGCACACCCAGCCTGGCAAGGGCGGCGCCTACATGCAGGTGGAACTCAAGAACCTGCGCGACGGCCGCAAGAACAACGTCCGCTTCCGCTCGGCAGAGACGGTGGAGCGCGTGCGCCTCGACACCAAGGACTTCCAGTTCCTGTACCCGGAAGGCGACATGCTCGTCTTCATGGACAAGGAAACCTATGACCAGGTTTCGCTCCCGCGCGACCTCCTGGGCGACGCAGCCGCCTTCCTTCAGGATGGCATGGACGTCGTGATGGAACTCTACGACGAGGAAGCGATCAGCGTTCAGCTGCCCGATACGATCGAAGCCACGATCGTCGAGGCGGACGCGGTGGTGAAGGGGCAGACCGCCTCGTCGTCCTACAAGCCGGCCGTGCTGGACAATGGCGTGCGCGTCATGGTGCCGCCGCACATCGCCAGCGGAACCCGCATCGTGGTTGACGTGTACGAGCAGACCTACGTCCGCCGCGCGGACTGA
- a CDS encoding M23 family metallopeptidase: MNRLGWSILLLLVLAGGAFILMLSPGSTPPPPGVASAPAAAPPAARLRPNAAGLIVPVAGIAPDQLVDTWDQSRDGGAREHQAIDIMAPRGTPVLAARGGRIEKLFDSAAGGHTIYIRTADGAHVDYYAHLDAYAPGLQEGQLVRRGQGIGTVGSTGNASPDGPHLHFAVKHMAPGERWHQGTPLNPYPLLAGTGGGG, translated from the coding sequence ATGAACCGCCTCGGCTGGTCGATCCTGCTGCTGCTGGTGCTCGCGGGCGGCGCGTTCATCCTGATGCTGTCGCCCGGCAGCACCCCACCGCCACCCGGCGTGGCATCCGCTCCCGCGGCCGCGCCGCCCGCCGCGCGGCTGCGTCCCAACGCCGCCGGCCTCATCGTCCCCGTTGCCGGCATCGCGCCCGATCAGCTCGTCGACACGTGGGACCAGAGCCGCGACGGCGGCGCGCGCGAGCACCAGGCGATCGACATCATGGCGCCCCGCGGCACGCCCGTGCTCGCCGCCCGCGGGGGCCGCATCGAGAAGCTGTTCGACAGCGCCGCTGGCGGTCACACCATCTACATCCGCACCGCCGATGGCGCGCACGTCGACTATTACGCGCACCTCGACGCCTATGCCCCCGGCTTGCAGGAAGGGCAGCTGGTGCGCCGGGGGCAGGGGATCGGCACCGTCGGCTCCACCGGCAACGCCAGCCCGGACGGTCCCCACCTCCACTTCGCGGTGAAGCACATGGCGCCGGGCGAGCGCTGGCACCAGGGCACGCCGCTCAACCCCTATCCGCTGCTTGCCGGAACCGGTGGCGGCGGCTAA
- the thiE gene encoding thiamine phosphate synthase, which yields MHDPEDDLEADNALEGFADQFEAHNRRPATQLYLISPLDVSGTFPDRLARALDAGPVAAFQFRVKDMDQHAAARLAEPLQRLCADREVAFIVNDSVSLAKRLGADGVHLGQEDGDPREARAALGPSVQIGVTCHDSRHLAMGAGEAGADYVAFGSFYPTTTKEVRHRAEPAILSWWTTLFELPCVAIGGITPDNAQPLIDAGADFLAVSGSVWNGDEAAAVRAFTELLAKGKTR from the coding sequence ATGCACGATCCCGAAGATGACCTCGAAGCCGACAACGCGCTGGAAGGCTTCGCGGATCAATTCGAGGCCCACAATCGCCGGCCGGCTACCCAGCTCTACCTCATCTCGCCGCTCGACGTGTCGGGCACCTTCCCGGACCGGCTCGCCCGCGCGCTCGATGCAGGTCCGGTCGCAGCCTTCCAGTTCCGCGTGAAGGACATGGACCAGCACGCCGCCGCGCGCCTCGCCGAACCGCTCCAGCGCCTCTGCGCCGATCGCGAAGTCGCGTTCATCGTCAACGACAGCGTCAGCCTCGCCAAGCGGCTGGGGGCGGACGGCGTCCATCTCGGCCAGGAGGACGGCGACCCGCGCGAGGCCCGCGCCGCGCTCGGCCCGTCGGTGCAGATCGGCGTGACCTGCCACGACAGCCGCCACCTGGCGATGGGGGCGGGGGAGGCGGGAGCCGACTATGTCGCCTTCGGCAGCTTCTATCCTACCACCACCAAGGAAGTCCGCCACCGCGCGGAGCCGGCGATCCTGTCCTGGTGGACGACGCTGTTCGAGCTGCCCTGCGTCGCGATCGGCGGCATCACGCCGGACAATGCGCAGCCGCTGATCGACGCCGGCGCCGATTTCCTGGCGGTAAGCGGCTCGGTCTGGAACGGCGACGAAGCCGCCGCCGTCCGCGCCTTCACCGAACTGCTCGCCAAGGGGAAGACGCGCTAG
- a CDS encoding DUF72 domain-containing protein, translating to MGCSGWIYPHWRGRFYPEKLAVKRWFAFYAEHFETVEINNSFYRLPKPETFDGWAAQAPPGFRYAVKANRFLTQAKKLKDCEEPMARMMPAFRHLGETLGPVLYQLPPRFKLNLERLEAFLELAPKDVVNVFEFREKSWYDDRVFALLERYGASFCAHDMPGSDSPDLAVGLVAYVRFHGGEGKYWGRYSDEALLRWTDWMMAQAGAGREVWAYFNNDAEAHAIHDALTLKAMLRQAGR from the coding sequence GTGGGGTGTTCCGGTTGGATCTACCCGCATTGGCGTGGCCGCTTCTACCCCGAGAAGCTGGCGGTCAAGCGCTGGTTCGCCTTCTATGCCGAGCATTTCGAGACGGTGGAGATCAACAACAGCTTCTACCGGCTGCCGAAACCCGAAACGTTCGACGGCTGGGCGGCACAGGCGCCGCCGGGCTTTCGCTATGCGGTAAAGGCCAATCGCTTCCTGACCCAGGCCAAGAAGCTGAAGGATTGCGAGGAGCCGATGGCGCGGATGATGCCGGCGTTCCGGCATCTGGGGGAGACGCTCGGGCCGGTGCTGTACCAGCTGCCACCGCGGTTCAAGCTCAACCTGGAGCGACTGGAGGCGTTCCTAGAACTCGCGCCAAAAGACGTCGTCAACGTCTTCGAATTCCGGGAGAAGAGCTGGTACGACGACCGGGTGTTCGCGCTGCTGGAGCGATACGGGGCGAGTTTCTGTGCGCACGACATGCCCGGGTCCGACAGCCCGGACCTGGCGGTCGGGCTGGTCGCCTATGTGCGCTTTCATGGTGGCGAGGGGAAATACTGGGGGCGCTATTCAGACGAGGCGCTGCTGCGCTGGACGGACTGGATGATGGCGCAGGCGGGCGCCGGGCGCGAAGTGTGGGCGTATTTCAACAATGATGCCGAGGCGCATGCCATTCATGATGCGCTGACGTTGAAGGCGATGCTGCGACAGGCCGGGCGGTAG
- a CDS encoding putative quinol monooxygenase, whose protein sequence is MERRPLLAGLALALVGGRLLNGEVAMAGTTAGFGMIGKIKARPGTRAELVAILASGTDAMPGCLAYLIAEDAGDPDAIWITELWDAKESHTASLKLPAVRDAIAKGRPLIAGFDLSAETRPVPGSFLAGA, encoded by the coding sequence ATGGAGCGGCGCCCGCTGCTGGCCGGGCTCGCGCTCGCGCTGGTCGGCGGGCGCCTTCTCAACGGAGAGGTGGCGATGGCAGGCACGACCGCAGGTTTCGGCATGATCGGCAAGATCAAGGCAAGGCCCGGCACCCGCGCCGAGCTCGTCGCCATCCTCGCCAGCGGCACCGACGCGATGCCGGGCTGCCTGGCGTATCTGATCGCCGAGGATGCGGGCGATCCGGACGCGATCTGGATCACCGAACTCTGGGACGCCAAGGAAAGCCACACTGCCTCGCTGAAGCTCCCGGCCGTCCGGGACGCGATCGCCAAGGGTCGCCCCCTGATCGCCGGCTTCGACCTCAGCGCCGAGACCCGCCCGGTCCCCGGCAGCTTCCTCGCCGGCGCCTGA
- a CDS encoding class I fructose-bisphosphate aldolase, with protein MTPIVREILANYESDNPGVKANLARILMQGRLGGTGKLVILPVDQGFEHGPARSFAVNEPAYDPHYHFQLAIDAGLSAYAAPLGMLEAGAGTFAGQIPTILKVNSSNSWATGINQAVTGGVDDALRLGCSAIGFTIYPGADDVFDMMEEIRELSAQAKSVGIATVIWSYPRGGTLSKEGELALDVGAYAAHMAALLGAHIIKVKLPTDHIEQKEAKKVYEGFDASTQAKRVAHVVKSCFNGRRIVVFSGGAAKGADAVYQDARDIRDGGGNGSIIGRNTFQRPRDEALAMLDKIIGIYQGQD; from the coding sequence ATGACGCCGATCGTCAGAGAAATTCTCGCGAACTACGAGTCCGACAATCCCGGCGTGAAGGCGAACCTCGCCCGCATCCTGATGCAGGGTCGGCTGGGCGGCACCGGCAAGCTGGTCATCCTGCCCGTCGACCAGGGCTTCGAGCACGGCCCTGCGCGCAGCTTCGCGGTCAACGAGCCGGCATACGACCCGCACTACCACTTCCAGCTCGCGATCGACGCCGGCCTCTCGGCCTATGCGGCGCCGCTCGGCATGCTGGAGGCGGGCGCCGGCACCTTCGCCGGGCAGATCCCGACCATCCTGAAGGTCAACTCCTCCAACAGCTGGGCGACCGGCATCAACCAGGCGGTGACCGGCGGCGTCGACGACGCGCTCCGCCTCGGCTGCTCGGCGATCGGCTTCACCATCTATCCGGGCGCCGACGACGTGTTCGACATGATGGAGGAGATCCGCGAGCTTTCGGCCCAGGCCAAGTCGGTCGGCATCGCCACCGTGATCTGGTCCTATCCACGTGGCGGCACCCTGTCGAAGGAAGGTGAACTGGCGCTCGACGTGGGCGCCTATGCGGCGCACATGGCGGCGCTGCTCGGCGCGCACATCATCAAGGTGAAGCTGCCGACCGACCATATCGAGCAGAAGGAAGCCAAGAAGGTCTATGAGGGCTTCGACGCTTCCACCCAGGCCAAGCGCGTTGCCCATGTCGTGAAGAGCTGCTTCAACGGCCGCCGCATCGTCGTCTTCTCGGGCGGCGCCGCCAAGGGTGCCGACGCCGTCTACCAGGACGCACGCGACATCCGCGACGGCGGCGGCAACGGCTCGATCATTGGCCGCAACACCTTCCAGCGTCCGCGCGACGAGGCGCTGGCGATGCTCGACAAGATCATCGGCATCTATCAGGGTCAGGACTGA
- a CDS encoding vgr related protein, whose translation MPERPPATPRHRPLSPGETAMLRGVFGEGIDYARVRIHPRKWWFVFPGNRPMAPNGHAYFPGDSHVPDFAAPGVPLWRKASFVHEGTHLYQWYGLKQWVWVRGPFQRNYDYRLEPGKPFTAYGLEQMGMIAQHYFTLANGGRIPLPYTLADYAPLLPLA comes from the coding sequence ATGCCTGAACGGCCCCCTGCGACCCCGCGCCACCGCCCGTTGAGCCCCGGCGAGACAGCCATGCTGCGCGGCGTGTTCGGCGAGGGCATCGACTATGCCCGCGTGCGCATCCACCCGCGAAAATGGTGGTTCGTGTTTCCGGGCAACCGGCCGATGGCGCCCAATGGGCATGCCTATTTTCCCGGCGACAGCCATGTTCCCGATTTCGCCGCGCCGGGCGTGCCGCTATGGCGCAAGGCGAGCTTCGTGCACGAGGGGACCCACCTCTACCAATGGTATGGGCTGAAGCAGTGGGTGTGGGTGCGCGGGCCGTTCCAGCGCAATTACGACTATCGGCTGGAGCCGGGGAAACCCTTCACCGCCTATGGGCTGGAGCAGATGGGGATGATCGCCCAGCATTATTTCACGCTGGCGAACGGCGGCCGCATCCCCCTGCCCTATACGCTGGCGGACTATGCCCCGCTGCTGCCGCTGGCATGA
- a CDS encoding phosphoglycerate kinase gives MTRNFKTLDDMGDIAGKRVLVREDLNVPMADGHVTDATRLRAAISTVTELADRGAIVLVLAHFGRPKGVPSPEFSTAQLAIPFGQVLGRPVRYIDWEGAADAVATLQPGDIALLENTRFFGGEEKNDPAVVDRLAALGDLYVNDAFSAAHRAHASTAGLAHKLPAFAGRQMEAELDALDKALGNPEHPVAAVVGGAKVSTKLDVLKHLVGQVDHLIIGGGMANTFLAARGVNVGKSLCEHDLTGTAEEIFDAADKAGCTIHLPYDVVVATEFRPNPPTRTVNVHEVAADEMILDVGPAAVEALGDVLKNCRTLVWNGPLGAFETPPFDAATVSLAKTAAALTSDGSLVSVAGGGDTVAALNQAGAAGAFTFVSTAGGAFLEWMEGRELPGVAALAR, from the coding sequence ATGACACGCAATTTCAAGACCCTGGACGACATGGGTGACATCGCGGGCAAGCGCGTGCTGGTCCGTGAGGATCTGAACGTGCCGATGGCCGACGGCCACGTCACCGACGCCACCCGTCTGCGCGCGGCGATCTCCACCGTCACCGAACTCGCCGATCGCGGCGCCATCGTGCTGGTGCTCGCCCACTTCGGTCGTCCCAAGGGCGTGCCGAGCCCGGAATTCTCCACCGCCCAGCTGGCGATCCCGTTCGGCCAAGTGCTCGGCCGCCCGGTCCGCTACATCGACTGGGAGGGCGCAGCCGACGCGGTCGCCACGCTCCAGCCGGGCGACATCGCGCTGCTGGAAAACACCCGCTTCTTCGGCGGCGAGGAAAAGAACGATCCCGCCGTGGTCGATCGCCTCGCGGCGCTTGGCGACCTCTACGTCAACGATGCCTTCTCCGCCGCGCACCGCGCCCATGCCTCGACGGCGGGCCTCGCACACAAGCTGCCGGCGTTCGCCGGCCGCCAGATGGAAGCCGAGCTCGACGCGCTCGACAAGGCGCTCGGCAACCCCGAGCATCCGGTCGCGGCGGTCGTGGGCGGCGCCAAGGTCTCGACCAAGCTCGACGTGCTCAAGCATTTGGTCGGGCAGGTCGACCACCTCATCATCGGCGGCGGCATGGCCAACACCTTCCTCGCCGCGCGCGGCGTGAACGTCGGCAAGAGCCTGTGCGAGCACGATCTCACCGGCACCGCCGAGGAAATCTTCGACGCCGCTGACAAGGCCGGCTGCACCATCCACCTGCCGTACGACGTGGTGGTCGCGACCGAATTCCGGCCGAACCCGCCGACGCGCACCGTCAACGTCCACGAGGTCGCCGCCGACGAGATGATCCTCGACGTCGGCCCCGCCGCGGTCGAGGCGCTGGGCGACGTGCTCAAGAACTGCCGCACGCTTGTTTGGAACGGCCCGCTCGGCGCGTTCGAGACGCCGCCGTTCGATGCCGCGACGGTGTCGCTCGCCAAGACGGCCGCCGCGCTCACCAGCGACGGCTCGCTCGTGTCGGTCGCCGGCGGCGGCGACACGGTCGCAGCCCTCAACCAGGCCGGCGCGGCGGGCGCCTTCACCTTCGTCTCCACCGCAGGCGGCGCCTTCCTGGAGTGGATGGAAGGCCGCGAACTCCCCGGCGTCGCCGCCCTGGCGCGCTAA
- a CDS encoding MOSC domain-containing protein yields MPVALADAGEDGQAGARVGTIAGIARHAFVRAPMEVLDRADVSVEAGIAGDHRGRRKPGGTGKRQVTLMERGDWEAATAAVGRALPWQERRANLLVDGFDVPQVPGTRLRIGADVVLEITCECDPCQRMDALVPGLFEALLPDWRGGACTRVLAGGTIAVGDTIRIET; encoded by the coding sequence ATGCCCGTCGCGCTGGCGGATGCCGGAGAGGACGGGCAAGCGGGCGCGCGGGTCGGCACGATCGCCGGCATCGCGCGCCACGCCTTTGTACGGGCACCCATGGAGGTGCTCGACCGCGCCGACGTCAGCGTGGAAGCCGGCATCGCCGGCGACCACCGCGGCCGGCGCAAGCCCGGCGGCACCGGCAAGCGCCAGGTGACGCTGATGGAGCGCGGCGACTGGGAAGCGGCCACTGCCGCGGTCGGCCGAGCCCTCCCGTGGCAGGAACGTCGCGCCAACCTGCTGGTCGACGGGTTCGACGTGCCGCAGGTGCCCGGCACGCGGCTGCGCATCGGCGCCGACGTGGTGCTGGAAATCACCTGTGAATGCGACCCGTGCCAGCGCATGGACGCGCTGGTGCCGGGGCTCTTCGAGGCGCTGTTGCCGGACTGGCGCGGCGGGGCCTGCACGCGCGTGCTGGCGGGCGGAACGATCGCCGTGGGCGACACAATCAGGATCGAGACATGA
- the gap gene encoding type I glyceraldehyde-3-phosphate dehydrogenase has product MTKVAINGFGRIGRLVARAILERPDCGLELVTINDLSDAKSNAWLFSRDSIHGRYPGEVSADGNDLVIDGKRIKVTAERDPANLPHGENGVELVLECTGFFTDRDSAQKHIDGGAKKVLISAPGKNVDLTVVYGVNHDKLEAGHTIVSNASCTTNCLAPVAKVLNDSIGIERGLMTTIHAYTNDQKILDQIHKDLRRARAAAMSIIPTTTGAARAVGEVLPELKGKLDGSSVRVPVPDGSLVDLTFTPKRDTTKEEVNAILKAASEEGPLKGILVYSDEPLVSIDIVHTPASSTVDSLETAVIDGKLVRVVSWYDNEWGFSNRMVDTACAMAKFG; this is encoded by the coding sequence ATGACGAAGGTAGCGATCAACGGGTTCGGGCGCATCGGCCGCCTGGTTGCGCGGGCCATTCTGGAGCGCCCGGACTGCGGCCTCGAACTGGTCACCATCAACGACCTGTCGGACGCCAAGTCCAACGCCTGGCTGTTCAGCCGCGACAGCATCCACGGCCGCTATCCGGGTGAAGTCTCGGCCGACGGCAACGACCTCGTGATCGACGGCAAGCGCATCAAGGTGACGGCAGAGCGCGATCCTGCAAACCTGCCGCACGGCGAAAACGGCGTCGAACTGGTGCTCGAGTGCACCGGCTTCTTCACCGATCGCGACAGCGCGCAGAAGCACATCGATGGCGGCGCCAAGAAGGTGCTGATCTCGGCTCCTGGCAAGAACGTCGATCTTACCGTCGTCTATGGCGTCAACCACGACAAGCTGGAGGCCGGCCACACGATCGTCTCCAACGCATCGTGCACCACCAACTGCCTGGCGCCGGTTGCCAAGGTGCTGAACGACTCGATCGGGATCGAGCGTGGCCTGATGACCACGATCCACGCCTACACCAACGACCAGAAGATCCTGGACCAGATCCACAAGGACCTGCGTCGCGCGCGTGCGGCCGCCATGTCGATCATCCCGACGACCACGGGCGCTGCCCGCGCGGTGGGTGAGGTGCTTCCGGAGCTCAAGGGCAAGCTCGACGGTTCGTCGGTGCGCGTGCCGGTGCCGGACGGCAGCCTCGTCGACCTGACCTTCACGCCGAAGCGCGACACGACCAAGGAAGAGGTCAACGCCATCCTGAAGGCGGCGTCGGAAGAGGGCCCGCTCAAGGGCATCCTGGTCTATTCGGACGAGCCGCTCGTCTCGATCGACATCGTCCACACGCCGGCGTCTTCGACCGTCGACAGCCTGGAGACGGCGGTGATCGACGGCAAGCTGGTGCGCGTCGTCAGCTGGTACGACAACGAGTGGGGCTTCTCCAACCGCATGGTCGACACCGCCTGCGCGATGGCCAAGTTCGGCTGA
- the tkt gene encoding transketolase: protein MAASDTLLANAIRALAMDAVEAANSGHPGMPMGMADVATVLWTRYLKFDAADPKWPDRDRFVLSAGHGSMLIYALLHLTGHARPTIDDIKNFRQLHSPCAGHPENFELPGIETTTGPLGQGLATAVGLALAERHLNATFGDDLVDHRTWVIAGDGCLMEGINHEAIGLAGHLGLGRMIVLWDDNRITIDGAVELSSSEDVAARYAATGWHTVACDGHDPADICRAIDEAIADPRPSLIACRTIIGKGAPGKEGTSAVHGAALGPDIVAKTRLAMGWEPEAFEVPEEIAETWAAAGVRSRDVRLAWEARCDADSQGATFRRRMTGELTEGFTLKPYLDGLLANPQKLATRKASELVLGTITEQLPETVGGSADLTGSNNTKTKALQPLNRDDYAGRYVYYGIREFGMAAAMNGLALHGGIIPFGGTFLVFADYARPAIRLSALQNARVIYVMTHDSIGLGEDGPTHQPIEHLNSLRLIPNLDVYRPCDTIETAECWELSLQDATGPSLLALSRQNLPQLRTDASENLCAKGAYRLVAAEAPRRVVLVATGSEVELAVSARAQLEAQGIGADVVSMPCWSRFDAQPADYRRDVLPADALIVSIEAGTTMGWERYTGLDGLRFGIDRFGASGPAPKLYEYFGLTADAIATKVAAALEN, encoded by the coding sequence ATGGCCGCCTCGGATACCCTGCTCGCCAACGCGATTCGTGCGCTTGCGATGGATGCGGTGGAGGCCGCCAACTCCGGGCACCCGGGCATGCCGATGGGCATGGCGGACGTGGCGACGGTGCTGTGGACCCGCTACCTCAAGTTCGATGCCGCCGATCCCAAATGGCCGGACCGCGACCGCTTCGTGCTGTCGGCCGGCCATGGCTCGATGCTGATCTATGCACTGCTGCACCTGACCGGCCATGCGCGCCCGACCATCGACGACATCAAGAACTTCCGCCAGCTGCACAGCCCGTGCGCCGGCCACCCCGAAAACTTTGAGCTCCCGGGCATCGAGACCACCACCGGCCCGCTCGGCCAGGGCCTGGCTACCGCCGTCGGCCTCGCGCTCGCCGAGCGCCACCTCAACGCCACCTTTGGCGATGACCTGGTCGACCACCGCACCTGGGTGATCGCCGGTGACGGCTGCCTGATGGAAGGCATCAACCACGAGGCGATCGGCCTTGCCGGCCACCTCGGCCTCGGCCGCATGATCGTGCTGTGGGACGACAACCGCATCACCATCGACGGCGCGGTCGAGCTGTCGTCGAGCGAGGATGTCGCCGCGCGCTATGCCGCGACCGGCTGGCACACCGTCGCCTGCGACGGCCATGACCCCGCCGACATCTGCCGCGCGATCGACGAAGCCATCGCCGATCCGCGTCCGTCGCTGATCGCGTGCCGCACCATCATCGGCAAGGGCGCGCCCGGCAAGGAAGGCACCAGCGCCGTCCACGGCGCAGCGCTCGGCCCCGACATCGTCGCCAAGACGCGCCTCGCCATGGGCTGGGAGCCCGAGGCGTTCGAGGTGCCGGAGGAGATCGCAGAAACCTGGGCCGCCGCCGGCGTCCGCAGCCGCGACGTTCGCCTCGCCTGGGAGGCGCGGTGCGACGCCGATTCGCAAGGCGCGACCTTCCGCCGCCGCATGACCGGCGAGCTGACCGAGGGCTTCACGCTCAAGCCCTACCTCGACGGCCTGCTGGCCAATCCGCAGAAGCTCGCGACCCGCAAGGCGTCGGAACTGGTGCTCGGCACCATCACCGAGCAGCTGCCGGAAACCGTCGGCGGCTCCGCCGATCTCACCGGCTCGAACAACACCAAGACCAAGGCGCTGCAGCCGCTCAACCGCGACGACTATGCCGGCCGCTATGTCTATTACGGCATCCGCGAGTTCGGCATGGCCGCGGCGATGAACGGTTTGGCGCTCCACGGCGGCATCATCCCGTTCGGCGGCACCTTCCTGGTGTTCGCGGACTATGCCCGCCCGGCGATCCGCCTGTCGGCGCTCCAGAACGCGCGCGTCATCTATGTCATGACGCATGATTCCATCGGCCTCGGTGAGGACGGCCCGACCCACCAGCCGATCGAGCACCTCAACAGCCTGCGGCTGATCCCCAACCTCGACGTCTATCGCCCGTGCGACACGATCGAGACGGCCGAGTGCTGGGAATTGTCGCTTCAGGACGCGACCGGCCCGTCGCTGCTCGCGCTGTCGCGCCAGAACCTGCCGCAGCTGCGCACCGACGCCTCGGAGAACCTGTGCGCCAAGGGTGCGTACCGCCTGGTCGCGGCCGAGGCGCCGCGCCGCGTGGTGCTCGTCGCCACCGGCTCCGAGGTCGAACTCGCGGTTTCTGCCCGCGCGCAGCTTGAAGCGCAGGGTATCGGTGCCGATGTGGTGTCCATGCCCTGCTGGTCGCGCTTCGATGCACAGCCTGCCGACTATCGTCGCGATGTGCTACCGGCGGACGCGCTGATCGTCTCGATCGAGGCGGGCACCACCATGGGCTGGGAACGCTACACGGGCCTCGACGGCCTGCGCTTCGGCATCGACCGGTTCGGCGCCTCCGGCCCGGCGCCCAAGCTCTACGAATATTTCGGACTGACCGCGGACGCGATCGCCACCAAGGTTGCGGCTGCGCTCGAGAATTGA
- a CDS encoding cell division protein ZapA, translating to MAQVSFTIANRSHSVACRDGEEPHLLALVERLQRHAPAAMRASAGTSAERTLLLIALMLADELDERDRTPATPPAAPAPEPAAPVQEPELPQDLLDEIAERLEAVAAALEDHGHVA from the coding sequence ATGGCGCAGGTCAGCTTCACCATCGCGAATCGCTCCCACAGCGTCGCCTGCCGCGACGGCGAGGAGCCGCACCTGCTGGCCCTGGTCGAGCGGCTGCAGCGGCATGCGCCGGCAGCGATGCGGGCCTCGGCGGGGACCTCGGCGGAGCGGACGCTGCTGCTGATCGCGCTGATGCTGGCGGACGAGCTGGACGAGCGCGACCGGACGCCTGCCACGCCACCCGCCGCACCTGCGCCCGAGCCGGCAGCACCGGTGCAGGAGCCGGAGCTGCCGCAGGACCTGCTCGACGAAATCGCCGAACGGCTGGAAGCCGTCGCGGCAGCCCTTGAGGATCACGGCCACGTCGCCTAA
- a CDS encoding 5-formyltetrahydrofolate cyclo-ligase — protein sequence MTLDKKALRAQLRAARDGFFAEHRPRLAVPELLRARLAPGVVVASYLPVGSEADPAPLVDAAREAGCVLALAWVADRATPMEFLRWDADTAIEAGPMGLRQPSRSAPVVVPDVILAPLVGFDATLNRLGQGAGFYDRAFVQHDAAWRLGLAWSVQQVPELPADPWDVPLHAILTEQALHLAEQR from the coding sequence ATGACGCTCGACAAAAAAGCCCTGCGCGCCCAGCTGCGCGCCGCTCGCGACGGGTTCTTTGCCGAGCACCGCCCGCGGCTGGCCGTGCCGGAGCTGCTGCGCGCGCGGCTGGCGCCGGGCGTGGTGGTCGCAAGCTATCTGCCGGTCGGAAGCGAGGCGGACCCCGCCCCGCTGGTCGACGCGGCACGAGAGGCTGGCTGCGTGCTGGCGCTCGCCTGGGTAGCGGACCGCGCGACGCCGATGGAGTTCCTGCGCTGGGACGCGGACACCGCGATCGAGGCAGGCCCGATGGGGCTGCGCCAGCCGTCCCGCAGCGCGCCCGTGGTGGTGCCGGACGTGATCCTGGCGCCCTTGGTGGGGTTCGATGCGACGCTCAACCGGCTGGGCCAGGGCGCCGGCTTCTACGACCGCGCGTTCGTGCAGCATGACGCGGCCTGGCGGCTGGGGCTCGCCTGGTCGGTGCAGCAGGTGCCCGAGCTTCCCGCCGATCCCTGGGACGTGCCGCTGCACGCCATCCTGACAGAGCAGGCGCTGCACCTGGCGGAGCAACGTTGA
- a CDS encoding DUF2842 domain-containing protein, whose protein sequence is MQPTWRKPVGMLGILAFILFWLVAVASLSPWIGALPALVQMLVYGLAGVAWIAPLKPALRWMETGRWRR, encoded by the coding sequence ATGCAACCGACCTGGCGCAAACCCGTGGGGATGCTCGGTATCCTGGCGTTCATCCTGTTCTGGCTGGTCGCGGTCGCGAGCCTGTCGCCGTGGATCGGCGCCCTGCCCGCGCTCGTGCAGATGCTGGTCTATGGCTTGGCCGGGGTGGCGTGGATCGCGCCGCTGAAGCCGGCGCTGCGGTGGATGGAGACGGGGCGCTGGCGGCGTTGA